A DNA window from Impatiens glandulifera chromosome 7, dImpGla2.1, whole genome shotgun sequence contains the following coding sequences:
- the LOC124910705 gene encoding probable choline kinase 2: MTVKVNGFIVPEELMKLLLNLASKWGEILDEKTMKVSHLSGAMTNEVYRISWPMKTENLSRSVLVRIYGEGVDLFFNREDEIRTFECMSKHGQGPHLLGRFSVGRVEEFIHARTLSAGDLRDSEISALIAAKLREFHGLDMPGSKKVILWGRMRNWLSVAKNLCSAEHAKEFSLDTLEEEILNLEKELSTENQEIGFCHNDLQYGNVMIDEETKSITLIDYEYASYNPVAYDIANHFCEMAANYHTDTPHILNYDLYPSLEERRRFVQAYLNYPDNDDEEKSELVEELVKDVEKFTVANHVFWGLWGIISASVSNIEFDFMEYARQRFRQYRLRKHQLLGNSESNY, translated from the exons ATGACGGTTAAGGTTAATGGATTTATAGTACCAGAGGAGTTGATGAAGCTACTCCTAAACCTGGCTTCAAAATGGGGAGAAATACTCGACGAGAAGACGATGAAAGTGTCTCATCTCAGCGGCGCGATGACTAACGAGGTCTACAGGATAAGCTGGCCGATGAAAACAGAGAACCTTTCCCGGTCTGTTCTCGTCCGGATTTACGGAGAAGGAGTCGATCTGTTCTTTAATCGTGAAGACGAGATCCGTACTTTCGAGTGTATGTCTAAACACGGCCAAGGACCTCACCTCCTAGGGCGATTCTCTGTTGGCCGCGTTGAGGAGTTCATCCATGCCAGG ACATTATCTGCTGGTGATCTTCGTGATTCAGAAATATCTGCTCTTATAGCAGCCAAGTTAAGAGAGTTTCATGGTCTTGACATGCCTGGTTCTAAGAAGGTTATTCTTTGGGGTAGAATGAG GAACTGGTTAAGTGTTGCGAAAAACTTATGCTCTGCTGAGCATGCAAAGGAATTCTCATTAGACACATTGGAGGAAGAAATCTTGAATTTGGAAAAGGAATTATCAACTGAGAATCAAGAAATCGGGTTCTGTCACAATGATTTGCAATATGGGAATGTGATGATTGATGAAGAAACCAAATCGATCACCCTGATT GATTATGAATATGCAAGCTACAATCCGGTTGCTTATGATATTGCGAATCACTTCTGCGAAATGGCAGCGAATTATCATACCGACACGCCTCATATTTTGAACTACGATTTGTACCCAA GTTTGGAGGAGAGGCGAAGATTTGTGCAAGCATATCTTAACTATCCAG ataatgatgatgaagagAAGAGTGAATTAGTAGAAGAATTGGTGAAGGATGTTGAGAAATTCACAGTTGCAAACCATGTGTTTTGGGGATTATGGGGAATAATATCT GCGAGTGTTAGCAACATCGAGTTCGACTTCATGGAATATGCGAGGCAGAGGTTCCGACAGTATCGGTTGAGGAAGCACCAACTTTTGGGTAATTCGGAATCTAACTACTAA